In Haloterrigena turkmenica DSM 5511, a single genomic region encodes these proteins:
- a CDS encoding HNH endonuclease: MCQHCGKTRKEIGHEPDVHHITPVREFNDSQLAHTLDNVICLCRSCHRYAEIESIDSISPVEQE; this comes from the coding sequence ATGTGCCAGCACTGTGGGAAGACCCGTAAGGAAATAGGCCATGAACCGGACGTCCATCATATAACTCCGGTACGAGAATTCAATGATTCACAACTCGCTCATACGCTCGACAACGTGATCTGCCTCTGTCGCAGTTGTCATCGGTATGCTGAGATTGAATCGATCGATAGCATCTCGCCGGTTGAGCAGGAGTAA
- a CDS encoding AIR carboxylase family protein, whose product MSDSVSDLIDRLHREADQDRPDAETPDVGIVMGSDSDLETMMTGGRRRGAYDAFVDELGFAEQTDYENPPEERFTFETYVTSAHRTPDLMTAYAETAEERGLEVVIAGAGGKSADLPNMTASIAYPLPVIGVPVQEKSVDSVIGMPTGAPLVAVDAGKSFNAALSAAQILARQHEPVRERLVDYHGELREGVGDVSRRLHDQGTANFSSE is encoded by the coding sequence ATGAGCGACAGCGTCAGCGACCTCATCGACCGCCTGCACCGCGAGGCAGACCAGGACCGCCCGGACGCGGAGACGCCCGACGTCGGCATCGTGATGGGCAGCGACTCCGACCTCGAGACGATGATGACCGGTGGCCGGCGTCGCGGCGCCTACGACGCCTTCGTCGACGAACTCGGCTTCGCCGAGCAGACCGATTACGAGAACCCGCCCGAAGAGCGCTTCACCTTCGAAACCTACGTGACTTCGGCCCATCGGACGCCGGACTTAATGACCGCTTACGCCGAGACGGCGGAGGAACGCGGCCTCGAGGTCGTCATCGCGGGCGCAGGCGGGAAGTCCGCGGACCTGCCGAACATGACCGCCTCGATCGCCTACCCCCTGCCGGTGATCGGCGTTCCGGTCCAGGAGAAGTCGGTCGACAGCGTCATCGGCATGCCGACCGGCGCGCCGCTCGTGGCGGTCGACGCCGGCAAGTCGTTCAACGCCGCGCTGTCGGCGGCCCAGATTCTCGCGCGCCAGCACGAGCCCGTCCGCGAGCGACTCGTGGACTACCACGGCGAGCTCCGCGAGGGAGTCGGTGACGTGTCGCGACGGCTTCACGATCAGGGCACCGCGAACTTCTCGAGCGAGTAG
- a CDS encoding NADH-quinone oxidoreductase subunit B produces the protein MSSNNPRQQIHGSTAPSTDTRDSRIGEGPDDRFNSKLREAFGSTPFILTKFDKFMNWVRGNSMFMLQFGIACCSIEMMHTYAIKHDLDRFGAGVPRASPRQADVMIVPGTIVSKFGPRMKRVYDQMPEPKFVVGMGSCTISGGPFQEGYNVVKGAEEIIPVDIHVPGCPPRPEALVYGIAKLQERIRNGESSPVVVKPYELEEFGDLPQDELVQKLASEIDEDDLVMRYNWADSP, from the coding sequence ATGAGTAGCAACAATCCACGGCAACAGATCCACGGCAGCACCGCACCGTCGACGGACACCCGCGACTCGCGGATCGGTGAGGGTCCCGACGATCGGTTCAACTCGAAGCTCCGGGAGGCGTTCGGTTCGACGCCGTTCATCCTCACGAAGTTCGACAAGTTCATGAACTGGGTGCGGGGCAACTCGATGTTCATGCTGCAGTTCGGGATCGCTTGCTGCAGCATCGAGATGATGCACACGTACGCGATCAAACACGACCTCGATCGCTTCGGCGCCGGCGTCCCTCGCGCCTCGCCGCGACAGGCCGACGTGATGATCGTTCCGGGAACGATCGTCTCGAAGTTCGGCCCCCGCATGAAGCGGGTCTACGACCAGATGCCGGAACCGAAGTTCGTCGTCGGGATGGGATCGTGTACGATCTCCGGCGGCCCCTTCCAGGAAGGATACAACGTCGTCAAGGGCGCCGAGGAGATCATCCCGGTCGACATCCACGTCCCGGGCTGTCCGCCCCGCCCCGAGGCGCTGGTCTACGGCATCGCCAAACTGCAAGAGCGGATCCGAAACGGCGAGTCGTCACCCGTCGTCGTCAAACCCTACGAACTCGAGGAGTTCGGCGACCTGCCACAGGACGAACTCGTCCAGAAACTCGCGAGCGAGATCGACGAGGACGACCTCGTCATGCGATACAACTGGGCTGATTCGCCATGA
- the ribH gene encoding 6,7-dimethyl-8-ribityllumazine synthase translates to MTTLGLVVAEFNRPITEQMEQEALEAAQAAGAEVYETVRVPGAYDAPLAADRLARLEAVDAVAVIGTVITGDTDHDQVITDATAQRLSDVSLERDTPVTLGVTGPGMSAAEARERVENAGKAVDGALDLVDQLPDPVSDAASDSEPDPDSDS, encoded by the coding sequence ATGACCACGCTCGGACTGGTGGTCGCGGAGTTCAACCGTCCGATCACCGAGCAGATGGAGCAGGAAGCCCTCGAGGCGGCACAGGCCGCGGGCGCCGAGGTGTACGAGACGGTCCGCGTTCCGGGCGCGTACGACGCGCCGCTGGCGGCCGACCGCCTCGCCCGCCTCGAGGCCGTCGACGCCGTGGCCGTCATCGGTACGGTGATCACCGGCGATACCGATCACGATCAGGTGATCACCGACGCGACCGCCCAGCGACTCTCCGACGTCAGTCTCGAGCGTGACACCCCCGTGACCCTCGGCGTGACGGGTCCCGGGATGTCCGCCGCCGAGGCCCGGGAGCGCGTCGAGAACGCGGGCAAAGCCGTCGACGGCGCGCTCGACCTCGTCGATCAGCTTCCCGACCCCGTATCGGACGCCGCGTCCGATTCCGAACCAGACCCAGATTCAGATTCGTAA
- a CDS encoding pyridoxal phosphate-dependent aminotransferase, producing MTMEFTDRLTRVEPSATLAISALATELENDGVDVVDLSVGEPDFPTPENIVEAGKDAMDAGHTGYTTSAGIIDLREAISEKLADDGLDHGPEEIIVTPGAKQALYEIVQALIADGDEVALLDPAWVSYEAMVKMAGGDLTRVDLSETDFQLEPALDDLEAAVSDETELLIVNSPSNPTGAVYSDAALEGVRDLAVEHDITVISDEIYKEITYGVEPTSLGTLEGMADRTITVNGFSKAYSMTGWRLGYFAGPEELIDQAGKLHSHSVSSAVNFVQHAGIEALETEDAVTEMVDAFAERRDLVIDLLEEHDVDVAEPEGAFYMMVPVDDDDQAWCEGALEDAHVATVPGSAFGTPGYARISYAASEERLEEGIERLADEGYL from the coding sequence ATGACCATGGAATTCACCGACCGCCTGACCCGAGTCGAACCGTCCGCAACGCTCGCCATCTCCGCGCTCGCAACCGAACTCGAGAACGATGGCGTCGACGTCGTCGACCTCTCCGTCGGCGAGCCCGACTTCCCGACCCCCGAGAATATCGTCGAAGCGGGCAAGGACGCGATGGACGCCGGCCACACCGGCTACACCACCTCCGCGGGGATCATCGACCTCCGCGAGGCCATCTCGGAGAAACTCGCCGACGACGGCCTCGATCACGGCCCCGAGGAGATCATCGTCACGCCCGGCGCGAAGCAGGCGCTCTACGAGATCGTCCAGGCCCTGATCGCCGACGGCGACGAAGTCGCGCTGCTCGACCCCGCGTGGGTCTCCTACGAGGCGATGGTCAAGATGGCCGGCGGCGACCTGACCCGCGTCGACCTCTCCGAGACTGACTTCCAGCTCGAGCCCGCGCTCGACGACCTCGAGGCCGCCGTCTCCGACGAGACCGAACTGCTGATCGTCAACTCGCCGTCGAACCCCACCGGCGCCGTCTACTCCGACGCCGCCCTCGAGGGTGTCCGCGATCTGGCCGTCGAGCACGACATCACCGTCATTTCCGACGAGATCTACAAGGAGATTACCTACGGCGTCGAGCCGACCAGCTTGGGCACGCTCGAGGGGATGGCCGACCGCACGATCACAGTCAACGGCTTCTCGAAGGCCTACTCGATGACCGGCTGGCGACTGGGCTACTTCGCCGGCCCCGAGGAACTGATCGATCAGGCCGGCAAACTCCACAGTCACTCGGTCTCTTCAGCCGTGAACTTCGTCCAGCACGCCGGTATCGAGGCTCTCGAAACGGAGGACGCCGTCACCGAGATGGTCGACGCCTTCGCGGAGCGTCGCGACCTCGTTATCGACCTCCTCGAGGAGCACGACGTCGACGTCGCCGAACCCGAGGGCGCCTTCTACATGATGGTCCCCGTCGACGACGACGATCAGGCCTGGTGTGAAGGTGCGCTCGAGGACGCCCACGTCGCGACCGTCCCCGGCAGCGCGTTCGGTACCCCCGGCTACGCGCGGATCTCGTACGCGGCGAGCGAAGAGCGACTCGAGGAAGGGATCGAGCGACTGGCCGACGAGGGCTATCTGTAG
- a CDS encoding 5-(carboxyamino)imidazole ribonucleotide synthase: protein MTTLRTPGPTLGVVGGGQLGRMLAEAASPLGVEVVVLDPTPDCPAAPVARDQIVADFDDEAGIRELAARADVLTFEIELADQDVLERISEDTGTPVHPKPSTLRTIHDKLVQKRELEDAGVPVPPFREVEDADDIRAAIDDYGAPVMLKARTGGYDGRGNVPVESKAEADEALESVAGPAMVESFVDFEREVSVIAVKGDDEVATFPLGENVHVDEILRETIVPARSSDAAAERAYDVARDVLEVMDGRGVYGIELFETPDEEILLNEIAPRPHNSGHWTIEGAANSQFEQHARAVLGWPLGSTDLRSPTVLTNLLGDVDEEQRAELGDIDRLLETPGANLHWYGKRQVRPLRKMGHVTVSAEDEDADVEDLLETARKLEDAVTFRN, encoded by the coding sequence ATGACAACGCTACGGACGCCGGGACCGACGCTCGGGGTCGTCGGCGGCGGACAGCTCGGACGGATGCTCGCAGAGGCGGCGTCGCCGCTGGGAGTCGAGGTCGTCGTGCTCGATCCGACGCCGGACTGTCCGGCCGCGCCGGTCGCCCGCGACCAGATCGTCGCCGACTTCGACGACGAGGCGGGGATCCGCGAACTCGCCGCGCGCGCGGACGTGCTCACCTTCGAGATCGAACTCGCCGATCAGGACGTCTTAGAGCGCATCAGCGAGGACACGGGGACGCCGGTCCATCCGAAGCCGTCGACGCTGCGGACGATCCACGACAAACTCGTCCAGAAGCGCGAACTCGAGGACGCGGGCGTTCCGGTGCCGCCGTTCCGCGAAGTCGAGGACGCCGACGACATCCGCGCGGCCATCGACGACTACGGCGCGCCGGTAATGTTGAAGGCCCGAACGGGCGGCTACGACGGCCGCGGCAACGTCCCCGTCGAGTCGAAAGCCGAAGCCGACGAGGCCCTCGAGTCGGTCGCCGGCCCCGCGATGGTCGAGTCGTTCGTCGACTTCGAGCGCGAGGTCTCGGTGATCGCCGTCAAAGGCGATGACGAGGTCGCGACCTTCCCGCTGGGCGAGAACGTCCACGTCGACGAGATCCTCCGGGAAACCATCGTTCCCGCGCGCTCGAGCGACGCGGCCGCGGAACGCGCCTACGACGTCGCGCGGGACGTCCTCGAGGTGATGGACGGCCGCGGCGTCTACGGCATCGAACTGTTCGAAACGCCCGACGAGGAGATCCTGCTCAACGAGATCGCGCCGCGCCCGCACAACTCCGGCCACTGGACGATCGAGGGCGCGGCGAATTCGCAGTTCGAACAGCACGCCCGCGCCGTGCTGGGCTGGCCGCTGGGCTCGACGGACCTGCGCTCGCCGACCGTCCTGACGAACCTGCTCGGCGACGTCGACGAGGAGCAGCGCGCGGAACTGGGCGATATCGACCGCCTTCTCGAGACACCCGGCGCGAACCTCCACTGGTACGGCAAGCGTCAGGTCCGGCCGCTGCGCAAGATGGGTCACGTGACGGTCTCGGCCGAAGACGAGGACGCCGACGTCGAGGACCTGCTCGAGACGGCGCGCAAACTCGAGGACGCGGTAACGTTCCGAAACTGA
- a CDS encoding helix-turn-helix domain-containing protein, translating into MGFIAEVHLVHDELALAPTIANHPGTTFRYEYETSTDGRRFQFVSAFSDDEAALEESMAADPTVSDPTRIATFENRTIFRIALETDLAVLPDWGGGHGLFVFTVTSGERGWVARIYLPNRDALIAFRARCRDRGISFRVTQLYDTSVSDSGTFHLTDQQHEILMMAYYGGYFDIPRGITQDDLAERLGISDSAVSQRLRRAIAELITATIENDRMPNQ; encoded by the coding sequence ATGGGATTTATCGCCGAAGTTCACCTCGTTCACGACGAGCTCGCGCTGGCACCGACGATCGCAAACCATCCCGGGACGACGTTCAGGTACGAATACGAGACGTCGACCGACGGCCGTCGGTTCCAGTTCGTCTCCGCGTTCAGCGACGACGAGGCGGCTCTCGAGGAGTCGATGGCGGCGGATCCGACGGTCTCGGATCCGACGCGCATCGCGACGTTCGAGAACCGAACGATCTTCCGCATCGCACTCGAGACCGATCTCGCGGTCCTCCCCGACTGGGGCGGCGGGCACGGGCTGTTCGTGTTCACGGTCACGAGCGGCGAACGCGGCTGGGTCGCTCGCATCTACCTGCCCAACCGGGACGCGCTGATCGCGTTTCGAGCGCGGTGTCGCGACCGCGGAATCTCCTTTCGCGTGACCCAGCTGTACGACACGTCGGTCTCCGACAGCGGTACCTTCCACCTGACCGACCAGCAACACGAGATCCTCATGATGGCATACTACGGCGGCTACTTCGATATTCCGCGCGGGATTACGCAGGACGATCTGGCCGAACGGCTCGGCATCTCGGACTCGGCAGTCTCCCAGCGACTCCGACGCGCCATCGCGGAACTGATCACGGCGACGATCGAGAACGATCGAATGCCGAATCAGTAG
- a CDS encoding NADH-quinone oxidoreductase subunit D, with the protein MSTGLERDRAPVELSEDDLEAIVGDRALARDDHLNAPGFVVRPDDVQSVLSDLKERGGFDHLSNLTAQQYEDRYESIYHLTKYADRTQEVSIVVPTPIDDPVSESAAPVFSTADWHEREAFDLVGIDYEGHPDPRRILLPETWQGHPLSLDYDQEKPQLVTLTDHANPIQPDHHDAESDTMFLNIGPHHPATHGVLHLETVLDGETVVDVDPDIGYLHRCEEQMCQNGTYRHQIMPYPDRWDYVSAGLLNEWAYARVAEDLADIEVPEYAQVIRTMGAELCRIASHMLALATFALDVYGDFTAIFQYGMRDREVVQDILEDLTGQRLMFNYFRLGGVAWDLPEPRDEFIAKTRDFLDELPAKVDEYNNLLTSNEIFQVRTHDTGVLEPEAAKDYGCTGPVARGSGIDYDLRRDDPYGYYDELEWDVVTEPGCDNYSRVLVRMQEVEESAKIIEQCLDLLEDWPEDEREVQANVPRTLKPDADTEIYRAVEGAKGELGIYIRADGTDKPARFKIRSPCFHNLSALPEMSNGEYVPDLIASLGSLDIVLGEVDR; encoded by the coding sequence ATGAGCACGGGACTCGAACGCGACCGAGCGCCGGTCGAGCTCTCCGAGGACGATCTCGAGGCGATCGTCGGTGATCGTGCGCTCGCGCGAGACGATCACCTGAACGCGCCCGGATTCGTCGTCCGCCCGGACGACGTCCAGAGCGTCCTCTCGGATCTGAAAGAGCGGGGCGGGTTCGATCACCTCTCGAACCTGACCGCCCAGCAGTACGAGGATCGGTACGAGTCGATCTACCACCTGACCAAGTACGCCGACCGGACCCAGGAGGTCTCGATCGTCGTGCCGACGCCGATCGACGACCCGGTCAGCGAGTCCGCTGCGCCGGTGTTCTCGACGGCCGACTGGCACGAGCGGGAAGCCTTCGACCTCGTCGGCATCGATTACGAGGGCCATCCCGACCCGCGACGGATCCTCTTGCCGGAGACCTGGCAGGGCCACCCGCTCTCGCTGGATTACGACCAGGAGAAACCGCAGCTGGTCACCCTCACGGACCACGCCAACCCGATCCAGCCGGACCACCACGACGCCGAGTCGGACACGATGTTTCTGAACATCGGTCCCCACCACCCGGCGACCCACGGCGTGCTCCACCTCGAGACGGTGTTAGACGGCGAGACGGTCGTCGACGTCGACCCCGACATCGGCTACCTCCACCGCTGCGAGGAGCAGATGTGCCAGAACGGCACGTATCGCCACCAGATCATGCCCTACCCGGACCGCTGGGACTACGTCTCGGCGGGACTGTTGAACGAGTGGGCCTACGCGCGCGTCGCGGAGGATCTGGCGGATATCGAGGTGCCCGAGTACGCCCAGGTCATCCGGACCATGGGCGCCGAACTCTGTCGGATCGCTTCCCACATGCTCGCGCTGGCGACGTTCGCGCTGGACGTCTACGGCGACTTCACCGCCATCTTCCAGTACGGGATGCGCGACCGCGAGGTCGTACAGGATATCCTCGAGGACCTCACCGGCCAGCGGCTCATGTTCAACTACTTCCGGCTGGGCGGGGTCGCCTGGGATCTGCCGGAACCCCGCGACGAGTTCATCGCGAAGACGCGGGACTTCCTCGACGAACTCCCGGCCAAGGTCGACGAGTACAACAACCTGCTCACCAGCAACGAGATCTTCCAGGTCCGGACCCACGACACCGGGGTTCTCGAGCCCGAGGCGGCGAAGGACTACGGCTGTACGGGTCCCGTCGCCCGCGGCTCGGGCATCGACTACGACCTTCGGCGCGACGACCCCTACGGCTACTACGACGAACTCGAGTGGGACGTCGTCACCGAGCCGGGCTGTGACAACTACAGCCGCGTTCTCGTGCGCATGCAGGAGGTCGAGGAATCGGCCAAGATCATCGAGCAGTGTCTCGACCTGCTCGAGGACTGGCCCGAAGACGAGCGAGAGGTCCAGGCCAACGTGCCGCGAACGCTGAAGCCGGACGCGGACACCGAGATCTACCGCGCCGTAGAGGGAGCGAAGGGCGAACTCGGCATCTACATCCGGGCCGACGGCACCGACAAGCCGGCTCGGTTCAAGATCCGCAGCCCGTGCTTCCACAACCTCTCGGCGCTGCCGGAGATGTCCAACGGGGA
- a CDS encoding glycosyltransferase family A protein, producing MPSNTDLLEHNLERNGLAASRNPAVELACGEYICILDDDDRWEPDKIAKQLAVMESNPSCGVVYTGGLVRRNGRIVDRYVPSMDDEIYPRVLSRFDLKLYRVT from the coding sequence GTGCCGTCGAACACCGACCTGCTCGAACACAACCTCGAGCGCAACGGACTCGCCGCCAGCCGCAACCCCGCCGTCGAACTAGCTTGCGGCGAGTACATCTGTATCCTCGACGACGACGACCGCTGGGAGCCGGACAAGATCGCGAAACAACTGGCCGTCATGGAGTCCAACCCTAGCTGCGGCGTCGTCTACACCGGCGGGCTCGTCCGCCGAAACGGCCGCATTGTCGACCGGTACGTGCCGTCGATGGACGACGAGATCTATCCGCGGGTCCTCTCCCGGTTCGACCTCAAACTGTACCGAGTCACATGA
- a CDS encoding alkaline phosphatase family protein has translation MTRTPDRDDTTPTERTESESDGLDTLVIGIDAGCRPVFERLFEENRIPTIERLCTEGVTAPLESQIPPWTPSAWPSIYTGVNPGKHGVVGFVGYDGYDWHVTSNDDVRAHPLWTLLDRHDRSSVVVNAPVTHPPDEFDGAVIPGFLGPEDPPCHPDGLLDEVRDEIGEYRVYPDYTRGDDSLSDDEKIAEYRNLIRMRGDAFRYLVDEFEPDLGFLQFQKTDTVFHEFAGDEELVNRVYEATDDQLGAVLEACDPDRVFLVSDHGMGPYDGYEFRINEFLRDEGYLETTTGGKGMPSWTPMRRRLREGEECESWEPGATARAASVAARFGITASRIRAALERVGLADLAREYAPSGVSRTANEQVDFVNSAAYVRARTELGVRINLEGRDPNGVVPPEEYEAFREELMRKLQAVETPDGEALFETVAPRERYFHGDYADDTVDIVTIPNGFDHMISEQLRNGEYFGPAEPWNHKLDGIFVAAGEGIDEAGSLERVHIFDVAPTVLSSMGVPYSDRMDGSVAPVVDATEPTSYAIYEDDGADPDRAEPDGDVTDRLADLGYLN, from the coding sequence ATGACACGGACGCCTGACCGTGACGACACCACACCGACCGAGCGTACCGAGAGCGAATCGGATGGGCTAGATACGCTCGTTATCGGGATCGACGCGGGGTGTCGACCGGTCTTCGAGAGACTCTTCGAGGAGAATCGGATTCCGACCATCGAGCGGCTGTGTACCGAGGGTGTGACCGCGCCGTTAGAGTCCCAGATTCCGCCGTGGACGCCCAGCGCCTGGCCGTCGATCTACACGGGCGTCAACCCCGGCAAACACGGCGTGGTCGGCTTCGTCGGCTACGACGGCTACGACTGGCACGTGACGAGCAACGACGACGTCCGAGCGCATCCGCTGTGGACGCTGTTGGACCGACACGACCGCTCGAGCGTCGTCGTCAACGCGCCGGTGACCCATCCGCCCGACGAGTTCGACGGCGCGGTGATCCCCGGCTTTCTGGGGCCGGAGGATCCGCCCTGCCACCCCGACGGGCTCCTCGATGAGGTCCGCGACGAGATCGGCGAGTACCGTGTCTACCCCGACTACACGCGCGGCGACGACTCGCTGTCCGACGACGAGAAGATCGCGGAGTACCGAAACCTGATCCGGATGCGCGGCGATGCGTTCCGGTACCTCGTCGACGAGTTCGAGCCCGACCTGGGTTTCCTCCAGTTCCAGAAGACGGACACGGTCTTCCACGAGTTCGCCGGTGACGAGGAGCTCGTCAATCGGGTCTACGAGGCGACCGACGACCAGCTCGGGGCGGTGCTCGAGGCCTGCGATCCGGACCGGGTTTTCCTCGTGAGCGATCACGGGATGGGGCCCTACGACGGTTACGAGTTCCGGATCAACGAGTTCCTCCGGGACGAGGGCTACCTCGAGACGACGACCGGCGGGAAGGGGATGCCGTCGTGGACGCCGATGCGCAGGCGGCTCCGCGAGGGTGAGGAGTGCGAGTCCTGGGAGCCGGGCGCGACGGCGCGTGCGGCGTCGGTCGCCGCCCGGTTCGGGATCACCGCCAGTCGCATCAGGGCCGCCCTCGAGCGGGTCGGCCTCGCCGACCTCGCGCGGGAGTACGCGCCCAGCGGCGTCTCGCGGACGGCCAACGAGCAGGTCGATTTCGTCAACTCGGCGGCCTACGTCAGGGCCCGAACCGAACTCGGCGTCCGGATCAACCTCGAGGGACGGGATCCGAACGGGGTCGTCCCGCCCGAGGAGTACGAAGCGTTCCGCGAGGAACTGATGCGGAAACTGCAGGCCGTCGAAACGCCCGATGGCGAGGCGCTGTTCGAGACGGTCGCGCCGCGCGAACGGTACTTCCACGGCGACTACGCCGACGACACCGTCGACATCGTGACGATCCCCAACGGCTTCGACCACATGATCTCCGAACAGCTGCGCAACGGGGAGTACTTCGGCCCGGCCGAACCGTGGAACCACAAGCTCGACGGCATCTTCGTGGCCGCGGGCGAGGGGATCGACGAGGCGGGGTCGCTCGAGCGCGTCCACATTTTCGACGTCGCACCGACGGTTCTGTCTTCGATGGGCGTCCCGTACAGCGATCGCATGGACGGGAGCGTCGCGCCGGTCGTCGACGCGACCGAGCCGACGTCGTACGCAATCTACGAGGACGACGGCGCCGACCCAGACCGAGCGGAGCCGGACGGAGACGTGACCGACCGGCTGGCCGATCTGGGGTATCTGAACTGA
- a CDS encoding NADH-quinone oxidoreductase subunit A, producing MNDWIAIGALALVGLLIPLGMMAVSYLLRPTVPETSKRATYESGEIPTGGTRVRFNIQYYTVALLFLVFDIETVLLFPWAVVYLDAVESDSVSLLEILGPMLLFVAILLVGLAWAWRNGAVQWAQTPRQAAADSDRQ from the coding sequence ATGAATGACTGGATCGCTATCGGGGCGCTGGCGCTCGTGGGACTGTTGATACCGCTCGGCATGATGGCGGTATCCTACCTCCTGCGGCCGACCGTTCCCGAAACGAGCAAACGCGCCACCTACGAGAGTGGCGAGATCCCCACCGGCGGGACGCGCGTCCGGTTCAACATCCAGTACTACACGGTTGCACTTCTGTTCCTCGTCTTCGATATCGAGACCGTCCTCCTGTTCCCCTGGGCGGTCGTGTACCTGGATGCCGTCGAATCGGATTCCGTCTCGCTACTCGAGATTCTCGGGCCAATGTTGCTGTTCGTCGCCATCCTGTTGGTCGGACTCGCGTGGGCGTGGCGCAACGGCGCAGTACAGTGGGCACAGACACCCCGTCAGGCAGCGGCCGACTCTGACCGACAATGA